Proteins encoded together in one Aeromonas encheleia window:
- a CDS encoding VC2046/SO_2500 family protein — translation MLPSAIRDRLLVDEAQLGQRLNQDLRQGNRADFRLHLALLTDAVEEQPWFGATPAAAPQEQVWRSHFGLPPEAALQGTVAEPAASELNERLQQGGSMVDVRLWLALRSPPLVSKAAALDPAIYDNLSALGRERWQGRLASQPRGEDPLLMLPLLEELKLGVDARLRWLG, via the coding sequence ATGCTGCCCAGCGCGATACGTGACCGACTGCTCGTCGATGAAGCCCAGCTGGGCCAGCGCCTCAACCAGGATCTCCGCCAGGGGAACAGGGCCGACTTCCGGCTGCACCTGGCCCTGCTGACCGATGCCGTCGAGGAGCAACCCTGGTTTGGGGCCACGCCGGCGGCGGCGCCGCAGGAGCAGGTCTGGCGCAGTCATTTCGGTCTGCCGCCCGAGGCGGCTTTGCAGGGGACTGTGGCGGAGCCTGCTGCCAGCGAGCTCAACGAGCGTCTGCAACAGGGGGGGAGCATGGTGGATGTGCGGCTCTGGCTGGCGCTGCGCTCGCCCCCGCTGGTGAGCAAGGCCGCGGCGCTGGATCCGGCCATCTACGACAACCTCTCGGCGCTGGGGCGTGAACGCTGGCAGGGCAGGCTGGCCTCCCAGCCGAGGGGGGAGGATCCCTTGCTCATGCTGCCGCTGCTGGAGGAGTTGAAACTAGGGGTCGATGCCCGCTTGCGCTGGCTGGGGTGA
- the hpf gene encoding ribosome hibernation-promoting factor, HPF/YfiA family, protein MKIEMTSKIIDITPAIRERIESRFEKLERLQVPLITPHVIISKERLMYIVEATAGIPNGKLFAQAEHEDLYAAITDLGQKLERQLTRHIEKPIARRGAAVVKEVPQPDEADA, encoded by the coding sequence ATGAAAATCGAAATGACCAGTAAAATCATCGACATCACTCCAGCCATCCGCGAGCGCATTGAATCCCGTTTTGAAAAGCTCGAGCGTCTTCAGGTGCCTCTTATCACACCTCATGTGATCATCTCCAAAGAGCGTTTGATGTATATCGTCGAGGCCACGGCCGGTATCCCCAACGGCAAGCTGTTTGCACAGGCAGAGCACGAGGATCTGTACGCCGCCATCACCGATCTGGGCCAGAAGCTGGAGCGCCAGCTCACTCGTCACATCGAGAAACCCATAGCACGCCGTGGGGCGGCCGTGGTCAAGGAAGTGCCCCAGCCGGATGAAGCCGACGCATAA